AAGCCGTCGACCTCTGATGTGCGCTCTTCACGTTGCGACAAGACTACCTGAAAAATATCGCCTTTGAAGATGTGTTTCTGCGCCTTGACGACAACGTCTTCATAATCACTTTGGCTGAAGTTCGACGCATATTGGTGATCGCTGGACACTTTGGTATGGTCCGACGTAATCGTGCGGCTGCTGAGAGCATCGCGGATTTGCTCCAAGCTGACATGTTCACGGCCGGAACCAAGCGAACCATCACTGTGGCGAAGGCGCAATAGCTTGAGCCGGCGCATGTAGTGGTCAAAGACGAGCACCGTATCAACAAAGTAATAGATACCGAGCGGCTGATTTGATTGCGGCAGGAGTCCGGCTAACTTAGGCTCAAAACACTGGACGATCTCATAAGAAGTATACCCGACGAGGCCACCAAGCAGTGGAATCTCTGCGCGCGAAGATTCCAGCGCAAAGGTCTCCAGCAGTTTCCGAACGCCCGCAAACGGATCCACGTGGGAGACATGATTGACAATCAATTCATTGTCACCGGAAGTCATCACGGTGCGCTCTTTCTCGATACGCACCTGCAACAGCGGATCGATGCCAATAAACGTGTAACGTCCAATGGCAGTGGGATCCTCAGCGGATTCGAGCAGAAATTTGGCGCCCAAAGGACGGAGTTTTAGAAATGCGGAAACCGGAGTCTCCAAATCACCGGGCAGATCGAGTTCGTCATACTGCAAAGCGATCTTGGCGGAGCCGTTGCTCTTCTTGAGGATTTCCAGAATATTCACATCAACTCCATAAAAAAACCCACCATCCTTGCGGATAGTGGGTTCGGTTTTCTGATTTCCGATTGATTCGGCTACACCGGCACTGCACCACTATCCATGGCAGATGTATACCACCACCAATAGTAGCCCATGGTAAAAACACAGAATAGTGCGCTGATGATTGTTGCCGTAATCATTGGGATGAATATAACGTACTTTGTCAACCTGTCAAGTCCCTTTTTGTGTGCAATAGCTGAACACCCGAGTCCGAACAACAATCGAGCACAAGCAGAAGGACATCACAACAAAAAAGGCAGGCCTTCGGAAAGACCTGCCTTCAAAAAATCGAATCTGCGAATCGACTACTGACCGCCACCTGCTGGAGGTGTCGTGGCCGGTTGTTCTGTCGGAGGCGTTGTCGCCGGCGCCTGGGCCGGGGCTTGCTGCTGCTCCTGATTGATGATGCGCTGCACTGCCGACTCGCCGCCGGTGGTGTCGACGCGACCACGCGAGGCAATTGTCAAGCTGATGCAAGAGATCATGAATAAGATGGCAAGAATTGTGGTGGCCTTGGAGAGAAAAGTTGCTGCACCGCGTCCACCAAATACCGCACCGGAAAATGCACCGCCACCGAAAGCGCCGGCAAGACCGCCGCCCTTGGAAGACTGCATCAACACGACGATGATCAATCCTGCGCAGACAATCACATGAAGAATAATCAGGAACGTAAACACTAAAAATGCCTCCTGCTCTTAACGAGCCGCTTCTATAATCTTGTTAAACGACTCCGCCTTCAGGCTTGCGCCGCCAACCAGTCCGCCATCTATATTGGGCTGGCTGAATAACTCGCGTGCGTTGTCGGGCTTAACCGAGCCGCCGTAGAGGATTCGAATTCCTTCCGCGGTGTTGCCAAATCTCTTTCGCAACAGGCTGCGGATGAAGTTGTGAACCTCTTCGGCTTGCGCCGGTGACGCCGTTTTGCCGGTGCCGATTGCCCAGACCGGCTCATAGGCGACGACTGTTCGTTCCGCCTGTTCCGCCGTAAGGCCGTCATAACATCCTTCGATCTGCGTGCGAACAACTTGTTCAGTCTGATTCGCTTCGCGTTGATCGAGAGTCTCACCGACACACACGATGGGAGTCAATCCAAGCGTAAGAGCCTTCTTGAGTTTGGAGTTTATGGTAACGTCCGTCTCGAAAAAGAACTGCCTTCGCTCAGAGTGTCCCAAGATAACGTGGGAACAGCCCAGAGTCAACAGCATTTTGCCCGACACTTCGCCGGTGAAAGCGCCCTCGTCCTCCCAGT
This is a stretch of genomic DNA from bacterium. It encodes these proteins:
- the secG gene encoding preprotein translocase subunit SecG, giving the protein MFTFLIILHVIVCAGLIIVVLMQSSKGGGLAGAFGGGAFSGAVFGGRGAATFLSKATTILAILFMISCISLTIASRGRVDTTGGESAVQRIINQEQQQAPAQAPATTPPTEQPATTPPAGGGQ
- the trpE gene encoding anthranilate synthase component I, yielding MNILEILKKSNGSAKIALQYDELDLPGDLETPVSAFLKLRPLGAKFLLESAEDPTAIGRYTFIGIDPLLQVRIEKERTVMTSGDNELIVNHVSHVDPFAGVRKLLETFALESSRAEIPLLGGLVGYTSYEIVQCFEPKLAGLLPQSNQPLGIYYFVDTVLVFDHYMRRLKLLRLRHSDGSLGSGREHVSLEQIRDALSSRTITSDHTKVSSDHQYASNFSQSDYEDVVVKAQKHIFKGDIFQVVLSQREERTSEVDGFHVYRALRMLNPSPYMFYLQFDDIELIGSSPEAMVRLQGRQATIRPIAGTRRRGRSPEDDQRMANELLRDEKERSEHVMLVDLGRNDLGRVCKYGSVKVSSMMQMEYYSHVMHMTSNVIGQLRDDSSQFDLFRAAFPAGTVSGAPKLRAMEIIADLEKTSRGPYAGAVGYFSLSGDLDMCITIRTIVKRGNRLHLQAGAGIVADSIPAQEYLETGNKIAALKEAIRIAEEGLL
- a CDS encoding triose-phosphate isomerase, with protein sequence MTRTKIVAGNWKMYTLPADAQALAGAVASFAGKAQSPEVVVCPPFTSLVATIDAAKSSSVKVGGQNMYWEDEGAFTGEVSGKMLLTLGCSHVILGHSERRQFFFETDVTINSKLKKALTLGLTPIVCVGETLDQREANQTEQVVRTQIEGCYDGLTAEQAERTVVAYEPVWAIGTGKTASPAQAEEVHNFIRSLLRKRFGNTAEGIRILYGGSVKPDNARELFSQPNIDGGLVGGASLKAESFNKIIEAAR